A single window of Polyangiaceae bacterium DNA harbors:
- a CDS encoding nucleoside triphosphate pyrophosphohydrolase — MIVRSSGPNESMDMRGQLESIVCESVPEKLAEAMRNVAFQVRGEPMTRLDVPACAIVLQPFAASDFWGHLSNEYRLAQRSVDFVYEVEGIASQPPRPATFRLQRPVAAPEEQALSTGLHLKDGARGIEKALKMVGAWLAAQNVRGHIEWLVTQKRLMLVQLDVDPLPAKIVPMSEVTLPCLATVPDVASLGSAFVPIAGGADFSGLRKTRSHALLQAAGAFVPPIFVARDVGERILDRQSDFWRELTCLLSTPAVIRFDVPLARTEWTNLPTIGPLSSPDEAWRKVASAVESVRARGIELGELAVVVHHFIAARGAAWSEANPYSTQVRIDSTWGLPDGLQSFVHDSVIYNGDTGEIAPHIRYKDRFIDVTVNGEWVIRKAPPSIAGEEACKIQDVKAISNISINVARAANRTVRIMWFLDVLAGGGGQSPSAMPWIVVEVEGPVGVLGPALPAQPVHTAQRRQAELHAERAVKNRHTLERFRRTPSAMDVGGRHVLLQPDASTVRDRTFLAEFAHVVLALPHHWKVLYAGSMLAHAPYQLQQLGVPILPLHYEVRPSRRTYMRKLVRDGIPARIVAGGEQADVVQLDETEFQLALRQKLVEEALEVVFSGDWDELREELADLLTVARALAKAGGVDAWAEVEKASDDKTARRGGFVDRFFLRSTGFSRSIDPVTPGGAEVQRLRSGVGIRIPLVPPLLPAKRASSIEFRRLGMNVEVEFREHYVHVRFASSRAAIRQESLQLPLFDLADDDDG, encoded by the coding sequence ATGATCGTGAGATCGTCCGGCCCCAACGAAAGCATGGATATGAGGGGCCAGCTTGAGAGCATCGTGTGTGAATCCGTTCCCGAAAAACTTGCAGAGGCCATGCGCAACGTGGCTTTTCAGGTGCGGGGAGAACCGATGACGCGCCTCGACGTTCCAGCTTGTGCAATCGTCTTACAACCGTTCGCTGCATCCGACTTCTGGGGGCACCTTTCAAACGAGTATCGGCTAGCTCAGCGCAGCGTTGACTTCGTGTACGAGGTGGAAGGCATTGCCAGCCAGCCACCGCGCCCAGCGACGTTTCGTTTGCAGCGTCCCGTAGCGGCTCCGGAAGAACAGGCACTAAGCACTGGCCTGCATTTGAAGGATGGGGCGAGAGGGATCGAGAAAGCGCTCAAGATGGTTGGCGCTTGGTTGGCGGCCCAGAACGTACGGGGGCACATAGAGTGGCTAGTAACACAGAAGCGCCTCATGCTGGTCCAGCTAGATGTCGACCCATTGCCGGCAAAGATAGTTCCGATGTCCGAGGTGACGTTGCCATGCCTTGCGACGGTGCCAGACGTCGCAAGCTTGGGATCGGCTTTCGTACCGATCGCGGGCGGCGCGGATTTTTCTGGTCTCCGCAAGACTCGGTCGCACGCTCTCCTTCAGGCCGCAGGGGCTTTCGTTCCGCCCATTTTTGTCGCCCGCGACGTTGGTGAACGCATCCTGGATCGCCAGAGTGACTTCTGGCGCGAGCTCACATGTCTTCTTTCCACGCCTGCTGTCATCCGCTTCGATGTCCCACTCGCAAGGACGGAGTGGACAAACTTGCCGACCATAGGCCCTTTGTCGTCACCTGACGAGGCTTGGCGCAAGGTCGCAAGTGCAGTTGAATCCGTCAGGGCGCGCGGCATCGAGTTGGGAGAGCTTGCCGTCGTCGTGCATCACTTTATTGCAGCCAGAGGAGCCGCATGGTCGGAGGCAAATCCTTATTCAACGCAGGTGCGCATAGACTCCACTTGGGGCCTCCCTGATGGGCTACAGTCGTTTGTTCACGATTCGGTTATTTACAATGGTGACACGGGAGAGATCGCTCCACACATCCGGTACAAGGACAGGTTCATTGATGTGACCGTAAATGGAGAATGGGTTATACGTAAGGCGCCCCCGAGCATTGCCGGCGAGGAGGCGTGTAAGATTCAGGACGTCAAGGCTATTAGTAACATTTCAATTAATGTCGCGCGTGCTGCAAACCGAACCGTGCGGATCATGTGGTTTCTCGATGTGCTGGCCGGGGGCGGCGGGCAGTCTCCCAGTGCGATGCCTTGGATCGTAGTTGAAGTTGAAGGTCCAGTTGGCGTGCTTGGGCCAGCCTTGCCCGCACAGCCAGTACACACGGCGCAGCGCCGGCAAGCGGAGCTGCACGCGGAGCGCGCGGTAAAAAATCGTCACACGCTTGAAAGATTCCGCAGGACCCCATCAGCAATGGATGTCGGTGGACGCCATGTTCTTTTGCAACCTGATGCGTCGACGGTACGCGACCGTACATTCCTGGCTGAATTCGCCCATGTGGTGCTAGCGCTGCCCCATCACTGGAAGGTTCTGTATGCCGGGAGTATGCTCGCGCATGCTCCCTACCAGCTGCAACAGCTTGGCGTTCCAATCCTTCCGCTCCATTACGAGGTGCGGCCTTCCAGGCGGACGTATATGCGAAAACTTGTCCGTGATGGCATCCCCGCTCGCATTGTCGCAGGCGGAGAACAAGCGGACGTAGTTCAGCTTGATGAAACAGAGTTTCAGCTCGCGCTCAGGCAGAAGTTGGTCGAGGAGGCGCTCGAAGTAGTCTTCTCTGGCGATTGGGACGAACTGCGCGAAGAGCTTGCAGACTTGTTAACCGTTGCTCGTGCGCTTGCGAAAGCCGGCGGAGTGGATGCTTGGGCTGAAGTGGAGAAAGCCTCCGACGACAAGACGGCGAGAAGAGGCGGCTTCGTAGACCGCTTCTTTCTAAGGTCCACCGGCTTCTCTCGGAGCATTGATCCAGTCACGCCGGGCGGGGCCGAGGTGCAACGGCTTAGAAGTGGGGTGGGCATTCGTATTCCCTTGGTTCCCCCACTGCTCCCAGCAAAGAGAGCGAGTTCGATCGAATTTCGACGGCTCGGGATGAACGTGGAGGTAGAATTTCGCGAGCATTACGTTCATGTTCGCTTCGCGAGTAGTCGCGCCGCTATCCGGCAAGAGAGTTTGCAGCTCCCTCTATTTGATCTCGCGGACGACGATGATGGCTGA